A genome region from Gardnerella vaginalis includes the following:
- a CDS encoding hydroxymethylglutaryl-CoA synthase: MSNTSKNTPKVGIDRITFATPNCYLSMKDLAIARGIDPNKFTIGIGQSQQAVPPNHQDIVTLGAQAALPLLPYIDNSRLKMVIVGTESGVDASKSSALYIHRLLDLSPWVRCVEVKEACYGGTAALMMARDYVLTHPSAQVLVIAADIARYGVGTPGEVTQGAGAVAMLVSENPHVLQINDDSVVKSAEIQDFWRPVYQSTALARGKFSTEQYIRMFCDVWQRYSAENDCNFNDFEAICFHLPYTKMGLKALQAGLEENSGASLTGDTREHLLARYQDSTQYSRRIGNIYTGSLYLGLISLLDYDYFRNSCDSSTVACDLSSATRTNESQTCLSPLLPGQKIGLFSYGSGAVAEFFSATLVPDWRSALFSNQHLKSLNNRTQLSVSQYEEMFNSAAPYSPQDFVSSQENRSGARFVLDSIKSQERNYRSI, translated from the coding sequence TACTTCAAAAAACACGCCAAAAGTCGGAATCGACCGCATAACTTTCGCAACTCCAAATTGCTATCTAAGCATGAAAGATCTGGCGATCGCGCGCGGAATAGACCCGAACAAATTCACGATCGGAATCGGTCAAAGCCAGCAAGCGGTGCCGCCAAATCATCAAGATATCGTAACACTTGGCGCTCAAGCTGCGCTGCCGCTGCTGCCGTACATCGATAACAGCCGCCTCAAAATGGTGATTGTTGGCACAGAAAGCGGCGTCGATGCCAGCAAATCCAGTGCGCTCTACATTCACCGACTGTTGGATCTCAGTCCGTGGGTGCGCTGCGTTGAAGTAAAAGAGGCATGTTATGGCGGAACTGCGGCGCTTATGATGGCTCGTGACTACGTTTTGACGCATCCTAGCGCGCAAGTTTTGGTGATTGCTGCAGACATTGCGCGCTACGGCGTGGGAACTCCTGGCGAGGTGACGCAAGGCGCTGGTGCTGTGGCGATGCTTGTAAGCGAGAATCCGCACGTGTTGCAAATCAACGACGACAGCGTTGTAAAATCGGCGGAAATCCAAGATTTTTGGCGACCCGTATATCAAAGCACAGCTTTGGCGCGCGGAAAGTTTTCAACCGAGCAATACATTCGCATGTTCTGCGACGTGTGGCAGCGGTACAGCGCGGAAAACGACTGCAATTTCAACGATTTTGAGGCGATTTGCTTCCATCTTCCATACACAAAAATGGGGCTTAAGGCGCTTCAAGCTGGGTTGGAGGAAAATTCGGGCGCGTCTCTTACGGGCGATACACGCGAACATCTTCTTGCTCGATACCAAGACAGCACACAATATAGTCGCCGAATCGGCAATATTTACACTGGTTCACTCTATTTAGGATTAATTTCTTTACTTGATTACGATTATTTTAGGAATTCTTGCGATTCATCGACGGTTGCTTGCGACTTATCTTCTGCAACGCGCACAAACGAATCGCAGACATGCCTGTCTCCCTTACTCCCAGGCCAAAAAATCGGCTTGTTCTCATACGGTTCTGGCGCTGTAGCAGAATTCTTTAGCGCAACACTTGTTCCAGACTGGCGTAGCGCGCTGTTTTCTAATCAGCACTTAAAGTCGCTAAACAATCGCACGCAATTAAGCGTTTCGCAATACGAGGAGATGTTCAACAGCGCGGCGCCTTATTCTCCGCAAGATTTTGTAAGCAGCCAGGAGAATCGAAGTGGCGCTCGATTCGTGCTTGACTCCATCAAGTCTCAAGAGCGTAACTATCGTTCTATCTAA
- a CDS encoding Bax inhibitor-1/YccA family protein — protein MGDFGNFNSNYAGNFAQNPTIVDAQATYVREQAERVSVRRVYAEMTVGLIVTTLVAMFTQSTGALYSYLYATGRFGFFGIIIAQVALAVILGMRVMKMSVFAARAMFYAYAALTGFTLSTIFTVFSLGSIAMVLALTAGFFLCLTMLALTTKVNMLKAGPILMVALLVLCVSQVILMFVAPSAGTMRLIAAIAVLIFAGLTAYDAQKTRAIFEAYADQPEMIKRVSIICAFNLYLDFINMFVYLLELLGNRRD, from the coding sequence ATGGGAGATTTTGGAAATTTTAACAGCAATTATGCTGGCAACTTTGCACAAAACCCAACAATTGTTGACGCGCAGGCTACTTATGTGCGTGAGCAGGCAGAGCGAGTGAGTGTGCGTCGAGTTTACGCAGAGATGACTGTTGGGCTAATTGTTACAACGCTTGTGGCAATGTTTACGCAAAGTACGGGTGCGCTTTACTCTTATTTGTATGCTACGGGTAGGTTCGGCTTCTTTGGCATTATTATTGCGCAAGTAGCGCTTGCTGTCATTCTTGGAATGCGAGTTATGAAAATGAGCGTTTTTGCTGCGCGTGCGATGTTCTATGCGTATGCTGCACTAACTGGATTTACGCTTAGTACGATTTTTACTGTGTTTAGTCTCGGCTCTATTGCAATGGTTTTGGCTTTAACTGCTGGATTCTTCCTGTGTCTTACAATGCTTGCGCTCACTACAAAAGTGAATATGCTTAAGGCTGGCCCGATTCTTATGGTGGCTTTGCTGGTGTTGTGCGTGAGCCAAGTAATTCTTATGTTTGTTGCTCCAAGTGCTGGAACAATGCGACTTATTGCTGCAATTGCTGTGCTGATTTTTGCAGGTCTTACGGCTTATGATGCGCAGAAGACTCGTGCGATTTTTGAAGCGTATGCTGATCAGCCAGAAATGATTAAGCGTGTTTCGATTATTTGCGCATTTAATCTTTATTTGGACTTCATCAACATGTTTGTCTACTTACTGGAGTTGCTGGGAAATAGGCGCGACTAG
- a CDS encoding GTP pyrophosphokinase → MILDRHNRLNLAELYASLQGAGDGESPATAAPEAQKSPATADEKSAQKSSIKSETPHLPPDQMDEFVNMMQVYEGAMYEISTKLEILDGEFQVRFSHNPVHHMERRLKSVHSIFEKLRRRNLSISTRSIRDNLFDVAGIRVICNYRDDVYAVAQYLSKQTDIQVLQVKDYIKNPKPNGYRSLHVIYAVPVFLSSGAHYTPVEVQFRTIAMDYWASLEHALRYKADLPDAKLAEHSKTLLECAQNLQAIEAQMQGIHRDINGAPRVEDAPES, encoded by the coding sequence GTGATACTTGATCGTCATAATCGTTTAAATTTGGCCGAACTTTACGCCAGCTTGCAAGGAGCGGGGGATGGTGAATCGCCAGCAACCGCTGCGCCAGAGGCGCAAAAGTCGCCAGCAACCGCTGACGAAAAGTCCGCGCAAAAATCATCTATAAAAAGCGAAACGCCTCATCTTCCGCCCGATCAAATGGACGAATTCGTAAACATGATGCAAGTGTACGAAGGCGCGATGTACGAAATAAGCACGAAGCTGGAGATTTTGGACGGCGAGTTTCAGGTGCGATTTTCGCACAATCCCGTGCATCACATGGAGCGGCGACTAAAATCCGTGCACTCGATTTTTGAGAAGCTGCGCCGCAGAAACCTAAGCATATCAACGCGTTCGATTCGTGACAACCTGTTCGACGTGGCTGGAATCCGCGTGATTTGCAACTATCGCGACGACGTGTACGCGGTTGCGCAATATCTTTCTAAGCAAACGGATATTCAAGTTTTGCAGGTTAAGGATTATATTAAAAACCCAAAGCCGAATGGGTACCGCAGTTTGCATGTGATTTACGCTGTGCCAGTGTTTTTGTCGTCGGGTGCACATTACACGCCGGTGGAGGTGCAATTCCGTACAATCGCAATGGATTATTGGGCGAGTTTGGAGCACGCGTTGCGCTATAAGGCTGATTTGCCGGACGCAAAGTTGGCGGAGCATTCTAAGACGCTGCTTGAATGCGCGCAGAATTTGCAGGCAATTGAGGCGCAAATGCAAGGGATTCATCGCGATATTAATGGTGCGCCGCGCGTGGAGGATGCGCCTGAGTCGTAA
- a CDS encoding type II toxin-antitoxin system RelB/DinJ family antitoxin, which yields MTTVTTDIVNVNFRAKKEDKLNAERVCKELGISMSAALNVFIKTIGREKRIPLDFSLDPFYSPSNQAYLKSQIDGVKNGTIKLEEHNLIMD from the coding sequence ATGACTACAGTAACAACAGACATAGTAAACGTAAACTTTCGCGCAAAGAAAGAAGACAAACTCAACGCAGAACGAGTTTGCAAAGAACTCGGAATCTCTATGAGCGCCGCGCTGAACGTGTTTATCAAAACGATTGGTCGCGAAAAGAGAATACCGTTAGATTTTTCGCTTGACCCATTTTACTCGCCGTCAAATCAAGCATATTTGAAATCGCAGATTGATGGCGTTAAAAATGGCACCATAAAGCTCGAAGAGCACAATTTAATCATGGATTAG
- a CDS encoding Txe/YoeB family addiction module toxin — MRKIAWTPDAWSDYLYWESDNKTRKKLNNIIKEIMRNPIDGKGKPEPLKGNYSGCWSRRVSDKDRIVYSFTDDTIIIYACKGHYDDK, encoded by the coding sequence GTGAGAAAAATTGCTTGGACTCCAGACGCTTGGAGTGACTATCTCTATTGGGAAAGCGATAATAAAACTCGTAAAAAGCTTAACAATATTATTAAAGAGATTATGCGGAATCCAATCGACGGAAAAGGTAAACCCGAACCACTTAAAGGAAACTATTCTGGTTGTTGGAGTAGACGAGTAAGCGATAAAGATAGAATCGTATACTCGTTTACAGATGACACGATTATAATTTATGCTTGCAAAGGCCACTACGACGATAAATAA
- a CDS encoding DUF6725 family protein, whose translation MPVGARIVVRTYKIAQLGDASEQATDGSAQKIEYHDAIGHVISWDGITLHLMRDAAANGSRPEQEMFIDARTIVRLKPIPERKHRS comes from the coding sequence ATACCAGTTGGCGCGCGAATCGTAGTGCGAACGTACAAAATTGCGCAATTAGGCGATGCCAGCGAACAAGCAACAGACGGCAGCGCTCAAAAAATCGAATACCACGACGCGATTGGTCACGTAATCAGCTGGGACGGAATCACATTGCATCTTATGCGCGACGCGGCAGCAAACGGAAGCCGACCAGAGCAAGAAATGTTCATTGACGCGCGCACAATCGTAAGACTAAAGCCAATACCCGAGCGCAAACATCGCAGCTAA
- a CDS encoding ParA family protein produces MPTDLLGREYETFRAPDALTTHGPARIIAMCNQKGGVGKTTSSINIAGALSQYGRRVLIVDFDPQGAATVGLGINANALDNTVYTALFDSSVDVHDVIRHTATENIDVMPANIDLSAAEVQLVTEVGREQILAGVLRKVRNEYDVIIIDCQPSLGLLTVNALTAADGVIIPVAAEFFALRGVALLMQSIEKVQHRINPDLQVFGVLVTMFTRTLHSEEVLQRIYEAFQGRVLHSVISRSIKLPDSTVAAVPITIFAPEHKTAKEYREVARELISNGVVE; encoded by the coding sequence ATGCCTACTGATTTACTTGGACGCGAATATGAGACTTTCCGCGCGCCAGATGCGCTTACAACGCACGGTCCTGCGCGCATTATTGCTATGTGTAACCAGAAGGGTGGCGTTGGTAAAACTACCAGCTCCATCAATATCGCTGGTGCGCTGAGTCAATACGGTAGGCGAGTTTTAATTGTTGACTTCGATCCGCAAGGCGCTGCAACGGTGGGGCTTGGGATTAATGCGAACGCGCTTGATAACACGGTTTATACGGCGCTTTTTGATTCTTCTGTAGACGTGCACGATGTGATTCGCCACACTGCCACCGAAAACATTGATGTTATGCCTGCAAACATTGATCTTTCTGCTGCAGAGGTGCAGCTTGTTACAGAAGTTGGTCGCGAGCAGATTTTGGCTGGCGTGTTGCGCAAAGTTCGTAACGAATACGACGTTATTATTATTGACTGCCAGCCTTCGCTTGGCTTGCTCACTGTAAACGCGCTTACGGCGGCGGATGGTGTGATTATTCCTGTTGCTGCGGAGTTCTTTGCGCTTAGAGGTGTGGCGCTGCTTATGCAGTCGATTGAAAAAGTGCAGCACAGAATTAACCCAGATTTGCAAGTGTTTGGTGTGCTCGTTACTATGTTTACGCGTACTTTGCACAGCGAAGAGGTTTTGCAAAGGATTTACGAGGCTTTCCAGGGGCGCGTGTTGCATTCTGTTATTTCGCGTTCGATTAAGCTGCCAGATTCCACTGTTGCGGCGGTTCCGATTACGATTTTTGCTCCTGAGCATAAGACTGCTAAGGAGTATCGAGAGGTTGCGCGCGAGCTGATTTCCAACGGCGTTGTTGAATAG
- a CDS encoding site-specific tyrosine recombinase has protein sequence MTESQQSPFSPKIQQFLNHISVERGLSPKTVEAYESDLTKYTNWLREARKINDVSKITQLDIEEYVRAMASQAMASQNLGPRTIARRIASIHEWNKFMLSNAQIASDPSAEVKAPKQAEHLPDVLSISEVERVIDAAGGFGSTDAVSLRDRALVEFLYATGARVSEAVGLKFEDIDLAESVVRLSGKGQKQRLVPIGKCAVRALRDYLDKARPILASRAQKSQATAKSRLNSSLNSSSKSANSHVIFLNKRGKSLSRQSAWEAISRAGKMAKIGKELHPHTLRHSFATHLISGGADVRTVQELLGHASVTTTQIYTHISPDALMEAYVMSHPRAR, from the coding sequence ATGACCGAATCGCAGCAATCGCCATTTTCCCCAAAAATCCAGCAGTTTCTAAACCACATAAGCGTGGAGCGCGGGCTTTCTCCAAAAACCGTTGAAGCTTACGAGTCGGATCTTACAAAATACACGAACTGGCTGCGCGAAGCCCGAAAAATCAACGATGTTAGCAAAATCACGCAACTAGATATTGAAGAATACGTGCGCGCAATGGCATCACAAGCAATGGCATCACAAAACTTAGGGCCTCGCACGATTGCGCGGCGAATCGCAAGCATCCACGAGTGGAACAAATTCATGCTTTCCAACGCGCAAATCGCAAGCGACCCTTCTGCAGAAGTCAAAGCGCCAAAGCAAGCGGAGCATCTTCCAGACGTACTAAGTATTAGCGAAGTGGAGCGCGTAATCGATGCGGCTGGCGGCTTTGGTAGTACGGATGCCGTCTCTTTGCGAGACCGTGCGCTTGTGGAATTTTTGTACGCGACTGGCGCGCGCGTGAGCGAGGCGGTTGGCTTAAAATTCGAGGACATTGATTTGGCAGAATCAGTTGTGCGGCTTAGTGGCAAGGGGCAAAAGCAGAGACTTGTACCGATTGGAAAGTGCGCGGTTCGTGCGTTGCGCGATTATTTAGATAAAGCTAGGCCGATTCTTGCAAGTCGCGCGCAAAAGTCGCAAGCAACCGCAAAGTCGCGACTCAACTCATCCTTAAACTCATCGTCAAAATCCGCAAATTCTCACGTGATTTTCCTAAATAAACGTGGAAAATCACTGTCTCGCCAATCCGCGTGGGAGGCGATTTCGCGTGCGGGCAAAATGGCTAAAATTGGCAAAGAATTGCATCCTCACACGCTTCGACATTCATTTGCAACGCATTTGATTTCAGGAGGCGCCGATGTTCGCACTGTGCAGGAGCTGCTTGGTCATGCGTCCGTTACAACAACGCAAATTTATACGCATATAAGCCCAGATGCGCTTATGGAGGCGTATGTTATGAGTCATCCGCGCGCGAGGTAG
- a CDS encoding prephenate dehydrogenase codes for MVEDAGFSQKFSVGIVGLGLIGGSIAKRLAATGSCKVYAYNRHQTMYKEARALGITCVESVAELARLQPNVLILCNSLASMPEVLGEISRGINRQHTTLTDVGSVKGLVREQVKAAGLGDCYIGAHPMAGSEFTGWQASSAQLLDGALWAVSVDENSDFWRFLAVLRVIVALCGNRALVLNDSIHDASAALISHMPHVVSTALANVLCGSENRNVALQMSAGSWRDMTRVALTDPDRTRAMVAENRRNVADLLGSVIEELSFAKKMLEGSDGDSAVASDERDECDERAFFAKADSWREYKYKERAVACDESAGDLRELRFALDCAGDWQSQLIQSAQSGEQIVGVTFSDSAVVCALRNSKW; via the coding sequence ATGGTAGAAGATGCTGGATTTTCTCAAAAATTTTCTGTTGGTATTGTTGGACTTGGACTTATTGGCGGATCAATCGCAAAGCGTTTGGCTGCGACTGGCTCCTGCAAAGTGTACGCGTATAATCGCCATCAAACAATGTATAAAGAAGCAAGGGCGCTTGGAATCACTTGCGTTGAAAGCGTTGCGGAGCTTGCGCGCTTGCAGCCAAATGTTTTGATTTTATGCAATTCGCTTGCCTCTATGCCAGAAGTTCTTGGCGAGATTTCGCGCGGAATCAACAGGCAGCACACAACTTTGACGGATGTTGGTAGCGTTAAGGGGCTTGTGCGCGAGCAGGTTAAGGCCGCGGGGCTTGGTGATTGCTACATTGGCGCGCATCCTATGGCTGGAAGCGAGTTTACGGGTTGGCAGGCGTCTAGCGCGCAGCTGCTGGACGGCGCACTTTGGGCAGTTAGCGTTGATGAGAATAGTGATTTTTGGCGGTTTTTGGCGGTTTTGCGCGTTATTGTGGCGTTGTGTGGCAATCGCGCGCTTGTGTTGAACGATTCTATACACGATGCTTCGGCGGCGCTGATTTCGCACATGCCGCACGTTGTTTCTACAGCGCTGGCGAACGTTTTGTGCGGAAGCGAAAATCGCAATGTTGCGTTGCAAATGTCGGCTGGTTCTTGGCGAGATATGACGCGAGTGGCGCTTACGGATCCAGATCGCACGCGTGCAATGGTTGCGGAAAATCGGCGAAATGTGGCGGATTTGCTGGGTAGTGTTATTGAGGAGTTGAGTTTTGCGAAGAAGATGCTTGAGGGGAGCGATGGCGATTCTGCGGTTGCTAGCGATGAGCGCGATGAGTGTGATGAGCGCGCGTTTTTTGCTAAGGCTGATTCTTGGCGCGAGTACAAGTATAAGGAGCGCGCGGTTGCTTGCGATGAGTCGGCTGGCGATTTGCGCGAGCTTCGATTTGCGCTTGATTGTGCTGGTGATTGGCAAAGTCAGCTGATTCAAAGCGCGCAAAGCGGCGAACAGATTGTTGGCGTGACGTTTAGCGACTCTGCGGTTGTTTGCGCATTACGCAACTCGAAGTGGTAG